The nucleotide sequence GGAAAGCTCCCTTGGGCACGTCACGGACATGCCGAACGCTCCCGTGCAGGGCAGCCAGCGCGCTCAGAAAGCCGTAGTCATCGTCGCCGGGGCGGGCCGCCAGCCGCGCCGCAACCTCCTTCTGCACCAGCACCGTGGCCGAGAGGATGCTTGGGGCACGCATAAAGCGCGAGAGCAGCGGCCCGGTGATGTAGTACGGGAGGTTGGCGATCACCCGCGTGCCCGGCGGCAGACTGGCGTAGTCGAAGTCGAGGGCGTCTCCCCAGATCACCTGCACGTCCAGCCCCCTGAGCGTCTCGGCAAGCACGGGCCGAAGACGCTCGTCTTTTTCGAGGGCCGTCACCTGCGCGCCCCTCGCGGCGAGTTCGCGGGTCAGAACGCCCAAGCCGGGGCCGACCTCCAGCACGGGGACTCCCCTTTCCGC is from Deinococcus sp. YIM 77859 and encodes:
- the rsmA gene encoding 16S rRNA (adenine(1518)-N(6)/adenine(1519)-N(6))-dimethyltransferase RsmA codes for the protein MTQPDPTAPPLYSPTRVRELLDRYGLRPTKSLGQNFLIDGNILRAIAEAGGAERGVPVLEVGPGLGVLTRELAARGAQVTALEKDERLRPVLAETLRGLDVQVIWGDALDFDYASLPPGTRVIANLPYYITGPLLSRFMRAPSILSATVLVQKEVAARLAARPGDDDYGFLSALAALHGSVRHVRDVPKGAFLPAPDVTSSVVRLDFDRSRPAPDPALLRFLEAALHHRRKTLRNNLRLAGFAGEAIDAALTKAGLRADVRAEDVPLVDMRTVAKHLDVLR